A genomic segment from Conger conger chromosome 2, fConCon1.1, whole genome shotgun sequence encodes:
- the crygmxl2 gene encoding crystallin, gamma MX, like 2: MGKIIFYEGRNFQGRSYECNGDCMDTFRHFNCCNSIRVNGGHWVAYEKPNYMGYQYILGRGEYPDFHTWMGFNNCIRSCQMFPPYRGSYRMRIYNRPDFAGHMMEMMDDCPNVYERFRHRDIYSCNVMEGYWIFYEHPNYRGRQYFLRPGEYRACGEWGCFNPMIGSFRRMRTSLM; this comes from the exons ATGGGAAAG ATCATCTTCTACGAAGGCCGCAACTTCCAGGGCCGCTCCTACGAGTGCAATGGAGACTGCATGGACACTTTCCGGCACTTCAACTGCTGCAACTCCATCCGGGTGAACGGGGGTCACTGGGTGGCCTACGAGAAGCCCAATTACATGGGGTACCAGTACATCCTGGGCCGCGGGGAATACCCCGACTTCCACACCTGGATGGGCTTCAACAACTGCATCCGCTCCTGCCAGATGTTCCCTCCT TATCGAGGGTCGTACAGGATGAGGATCTACAACCGGCCAGACTTCGCCGGCCACATGATGGAGATGATGGACGACTGCCCCAACGTCTACGAGCGCTTCCGCCACCGTGATATCTACTCCTGCAACGTGATGGAGGGCTACTGGATCTTCTACGAGCACCCCAACTACAGGGGGCGCCAGTACTTCCTCCGGCCGGGCGAGTACCGGGCCTGTGGAGAGTGGGGCTGCTTCAACCCCATGATAGGTTCCTTCAGGAGGATGAGGACAAGTCTTATGTGA